In the genome of Vicia villosa cultivar HV-30 ecotype Madison, WI linkage group LG7, Vvil1.0, whole genome shotgun sequence, one region contains:
- the LOC131620711 gene encoding ribonuclease E/G-like protein, chloroplastic isoform X3: MVIMSNEDSHSIDVLSENYQLVEEPWLLHSLQSIDFEDKTESDESQTNDPVKEQVKLVGTEELLPEESSNTFLKDPVSTIILINSSICTMQRIAVLEDEKLVELLLEPVKTNVQCDSVYVGVITKLVPCMGGAFVDIGDTRPSLMDIKPYKEPFIFPPFNQRTKKQKSDPTGKNDHMPRSTNFPNGISDIQSEGDYDEHEPGDVLCISEVLKEFMNGRMVDDEVEADFEDDVEGTDVHIEREMNNSSLPFGINGSINSHILQTKDTKRETGENKWIQVRKGTKIVVQVAKEGLGTKGPTLTAFPKLKSRFWVLSTRCDKVGVSKKIFGVERTRLKVIAKTLQPEGFGLTVRTVAAGHSLEELQKDLERLLSTWKNIMEDAKTAALAADEGVEGAVPVLLHRAMGQTLSVVQDYFNENVKKMVVDSPRTFHEVTNYLQDIAPDLCDRVELYDKRAPLFDKYNIEGELDNILSKRVPLANGGSLIIEQTEALVSIDVNGGHGMLGHETSQQKAIIDVNLAAARQIARELRLRDIGGIIVVDFIDMTDEADKRLVYEEVKKAIERDRSIVNVSELSRHGLMEITRMRVRPSVTFMISEPCTCCHATGRVEALETSFSKIEQQICRILATMHRKGEPQKPKSWPKFLLRVDKSMCEYLTSGKKTKFGILSSSLKVWILLKVARGFTRGSFEITPHTEDKVDEKQHEVAISKASVKKRTKINVQVKKSKAT; encoded by the exons ATGGTGATTATGAGTAATGAGGATTCACATTCTATTGACGTTCTTTCTGAGAATTACCAGCTTGTTGAGGAACCATGGCTACTCCATTCACTGCAGTCAATTGACTTTGAGGATAAAACGGAATCCGATGAATCTCAAACAAATGACCCTGTGAAAGAGCAGGTGAAGCTGGTAGGCACAGAAGAGTTGCTACCTGAAGAAAGTAGTAACACATTTCTGAAAGACCCTGTTTCCACCATTATACTTATTAACTCATCAATATGTACCATGCAAAGAATTGCAGTACTGGAGGATGAAAAACTGGTTGAATTATTGCTGGAACCAGTGAAGACTAATGTGCAATGTGATAGTGTGTATGTTGGGGTAATCACTAAGCTTGTTCCTTGTATGGGAGGAGCTTTTGTTGATATTGGGGATACTAGACCCTCTCTTATGGACATTAAGCCATACAAGGAGCCATTTATATTCCCTCCATTTAATCAAAGGACAAAGAAACAAAAAAGTGATCCTACGGGAAAGAATGATCACATGCCCCGTTCTACCAATTTCCCTAATGGAATATCTGACATACAATCTGAGGGGGATTATGATGAGCATGAACCAGGTGATGTTTTATGTATTTCAGAAGTTCTGAAGGAATTTATGAATGGTCGTATGGTTGATGATGAAGTAGAAGCTGACTTTGAGGATGATGTAGAGGGAACTGATGTTCATATAGAAAGAGAAATGAATAACAGTTCTCTTCCTTTTGGCATAAATGGGTCTATCAACTCTCATATTTTGCAAACCAAAGATACAAAGAGAGAAACAGGAGAAAACAAATGGATCCAAGTTCGCAAGGGAACCAAAATAGTTGTCCAAGTTGCTAAAGAGGGCCTTGGTACTAAGGGTCCCACTCTGACTGCTTTTCCTAAACTAAAAAGTCGATTCTGG GTTTTGAGTACACGTTGTGATAAAGTTGGAGTCTCCAAAAAGATTTTTGGGGTTGAGCGCACAAGGTTGAAAGTTATAGCAAAGACTTTGCAGCCTGAGGGTTTTGGCCTCACTGTTAGAACTGTTGCTGCTGGTCATTCTCTTGAGGAATTGCAGAAAGACTTAGAAAGATTGCTTTCAACTTGGAAAAACATAATGGAAGATGCAAAGACTGCTGCTCTTGCTGCTGATGAAGGGGTGGAAGGAGCTGTTCCTGTTCTTTTGCACAGGGCAATGGGTCAAACTCTCTCAGTGGTCCAAGATTATTTCAATGAAAAT GTTAAGAAAATGGTGGTCGACTCCCCGAGGACATTTCATGAG GTGACCAATTACCTTCAGGATATTGCCCCTGATCTTTGTGATCGAGTTGAACTATATGATAAAAGGGCTCCCCTTTTCGATAAATACAACATTGAAGGAGAGCTTGACAATATCCTCAGCAAAAG GGTTCCACTTGCTAATGGAGGTTCTCTAATCATCGAACAAACTGAGGCATTAGTTTCTATTGATGTAAATGGAGGACATGGAATGCTTGGTCATGAAACCTCCCAGCAGAAAGCTATTATAGATGTCAATCTTGCAGCTGCAAGACAG ATTGCAAGGGAGTTACGACTAAGAGATATTGGTGGCATCATTGTGGTAGATTTCATTGATATGACAGACGAAG CGGATAAAAGATTGGTCTATGAAGAAGTCAAGAAAGCCATTGAGAGAGACAGATCCATAGTGAATGTCTCTGAATTGTCAAGACATGGACTCATGGAAATTACGCGAATGAGG GTTCGACCAAGTGTGACGTTCATGATTAGTGAGCCATGTACCTGTTGCCACGCCACAGGCAGGGTTGAAGCTTTAGAGACTTCCTTCTCAAAAATTGAACAGCAAATTTGTCGTATTCTC GCAACAATGCACCGAAAGGGAGAACCTCAAAAGCCCAAATCGTGGCCAAAATTTCTTCTGAGGGTTGACAAAAGCATGTGTGAGTACTTGACTTCAGGGAAGAAGacaaaatttggaatattaagcaGTTCTCTCAAAGTCTGGATTCTCTTAAAG gttgcTAGGGGGTTTACTAGAGGATCATTTGAGATCACACCACATACCGAGGACAAAGTTGATGAAAAACAGCATGAAGTTGCCATTTCAAAGGCTAGTGTCAAAAAACGGACCAAAATCAACGTTCAAGTGAAAAAATCAAAGGCTACGTGA
- the LOC131620711 gene encoding ribonuclease E/G-like protein, chloroplastic isoform X2: MCCMKNDKSVRRLASFATRKDNSTTSVEVPCKIVWTVEADLEDGHLLYITGDPSVLGCWKPNMAVLMSPTEHANIWKAESQIAFGLNFKYNYFIKEKSRSSSDIIWKPGPAFSLSVPLTVIENNEIVVRDLWITSDFHMSSAHAWSPCSEETYLLKQPSIFFPVKDERRNTSLLENDFLKSETLILEDPLFFDNEDMVIMSNEDSHSIDVLSENYQLVEEPWLLHSLQSIDFEDKTESDESQTNDPVKEQVKLVGTEELLPEESSNTFLKDPVSTIILINSSICTMQRIAVLEDEKLVELLLEPVKTNVQCDSVYVGVITKLVPCMGGAFVDIGDTRPSLMDIKPYKEPFIFPPFNQRTKKQKSDPTGKNDHMPRSTNFPNGISDIQSEGDYDEHEPGDVLCISEVLKEFMNGRMVDDEVEADFEDDVEGTDVHIEREMNNSSLPFGINGSINSHILQTKDTKRETGENKWIQVRKGTKIVVQVAKEGLGTKGPTLTAFPKLKSRFWVLSTRCDKVGVSKKIFGVERTRLKVIAKTLQPEGFGLTVRTVAAGHSLEELQKDLERLLSTWKNIMEDAKTAALAADEGVEGAVPVLLHRAMGQTLSVVQDYFNENVKKMVVDSPRTFHEVTNYLQDIAPDLCDRVELYDKRAPLFDKYNIEGELDNILSKRVPLANGGSLIIEQTEALVSIDVNGGHGMLGHETSQQKAIIDVNLAAARQIARELRLRDIGGIIVVDFIDMTDEADKRLVYEEVKKAIERDRSIVNVSELSRHGLMEITRMRVRPSVTFMISEPCTCCHATGRVEALETSFSKIEQQICRILATMHRKGEPQKPKSWPKFLLRVDKSMCEYLTSGKKTKFGILSSSLKVWILLKVARGFTRGSFEITPHTEDKVDEKQHEVAISKASVKKRTKINVQVKKSKAT; this comes from the exons ATGTGCTGTATGAAGAACGATAAATCAGTCAGAAGATTAGCTTCATTTGCAACACGTAAAG ACAATTCAACCACTAGTGTTGAGGTTCCATGCAAGATAGTTTGGACTGTAGAAGCTGATTTAGAAGATGGTCACCTTCTGTACATAACTGGGGATCCTTCCGTGTTAGGGTGCTGGAAACCAAACATGGCTGTACTAATGTCTCCTACAGAGCATGCTAATATATGGAAAGCTGAATCTCAG ATTGCTTTTGGCTTGaactttaaatataattatttcattAAGGAGAAATCACGGTCCTCAAGTGACATTATTTGGAAGCCTGGACCAGCATTTTCTCTTTCAGTACCTCTTACAGTCATAGAAAATAATGAAATTGTGGTGAGGGATTTATGGATAACGTCTGATTTCCATATGTCTTCAGCTCATGCATGGAGCCCCTGCTCTGAGGAAACATATCTTCTAAAGCAACCCTCAATTTTTTTTCCAGTGAAAG ATGAACGAAGGAATACGAGTCTCCTTGAAAATGATTTCTTAAAGTCCGAGACACTCATTTTGGAAGATCCGTTATTTTTTGACAATGAGGACATGGTGATTATGAGTAATGAGGATTCACATTCTATTGACGTTCTTTCTGAGAATTACCAGCTTGTTGAGGAACCATGGCTACTCCATTCACTGCAGTCAATTGACTTTGAGGATAAAACGGAATCCGATGAATCTCAAACAAATGACCCTGTGAAAGAGCAGGTGAAGCTGGTAGGCACAGAAGAGTTGCTACCTGAAGAAAGTAGTAACACATTTCTGAAAGACCCTGTTTCCACCATTATACTTATTAACTCATCAATATGTACCATGCAAAGAATTGCAGTACTGGAGGATGAAAAACTGGTTGAATTATTGCTGGAACCAGTGAAGACTAATGTGCAATGTGATAGTGTGTATGTTGGGGTAATCACTAAGCTTGTTCCTTGTATGGGAGGAGCTTTTGTTGATATTGGGGATACTAGACCCTCTCTTATGGACATTAAGCCATACAAGGAGCCATTTATATTCCCTCCATTTAATCAAAGGACAAAGAAACAAAAAAGTGATCCTACGGGAAAGAATGATCACATGCCCCGTTCTACCAATTTCCCTAATGGAATATCTGACATACAATCTGAGGGGGATTATGATGAGCATGAACCAGGTGATGTTTTATGTATTTCAGAAGTTCTGAAGGAATTTATGAATGGTCGTATGGTTGATGATGAAGTAGAAGCTGACTTTGAGGATGATGTAGAGGGAACTGATGTTCATATAGAAAGAGAAATGAATAACAGTTCTCTTCCTTTTGGCATAAATGGGTCTATCAACTCTCATATTTTGCAAACCAAAGATACAAAGAGAGAAACAGGAGAAAACAAATGGATCCAAGTTCGCAAGGGAACCAAAATAGTTGTCCAAGTTGCTAAAGAGGGCCTTGGTACTAAGGGTCCCACTCTGACTGCTTTTCCTAAACTAAAAAGTCGATTCTGG GTTTTGAGTACACGTTGTGATAAAGTTGGAGTCTCCAAAAAGATTTTTGGGGTTGAGCGCACAAGGTTGAAAGTTATAGCAAAGACTTTGCAGCCTGAGGGTTTTGGCCTCACTGTTAGAACTGTTGCTGCTGGTCATTCTCTTGAGGAATTGCAGAAAGACTTAGAAAGATTGCTTTCAACTTGGAAAAACATAATGGAAGATGCAAAGACTGCTGCTCTTGCTGCTGATGAAGGGGTGGAAGGAGCTGTTCCTGTTCTTTTGCACAGGGCAATGGGTCAAACTCTCTCAGTGGTCCAAGATTATTTCAATGAAAAT GTTAAGAAAATGGTGGTCGACTCCCCGAGGACATTTCATGAG GTGACCAATTACCTTCAGGATATTGCCCCTGATCTTTGTGATCGAGTTGAACTATATGATAAAAGGGCTCCCCTTTTCGATAAATACAACATTGAAGGAGAGCTTGACAATATCCTCAGCAAAAG GGTTCCACTTGCTAATGGAGGTTCTCTAATCATCGAACAAACTGAGGCATTAGTTTCTATTGATGTAAATGGAGGACATGGAATGCTTGGTCATGAAACCTCCCAGCAGAAAGCTATTATAGATGTCAATCTTGCAGCTGCAAGACAG ATTGCAAGGGAGTTACGACTAAGAGATATTGGTGGCATCATTGTGGTAGATTTCATTGATATGACAGACGAAG CGGATAAAAGATTGGTCTATGAAGAAGTCAAGAAAGCCATTGAGAGAGACAGATCCATAGTGAATGTCTCTGAATTGTCAAGACATGGACTCATGGAAATTACGCGAATGAGG GTTCGACCAAGTGTGACGTTCATGATTAGTGAGCCATGTACCTGTTGCCACGCCACAGGCAGGGTTGAAGCTTTAGAGACTTCCTTCTCAAAAATTGAACAGCAAATTTGTCGTATTCTC GCAACAATGCACCGAAAGGGAGAACCTCAAAAGCCCAAATCGTGGCCAAAATTTCTTCTGAGGGTTGACAAAAGCATGTGTGAGTACTTGACTTCAGGGAAGAAGacaaaatttggaatattaagcaGTTCTCTCAAAGTCTGGATTCTCTTAAAG gttgcTAGGGGGTTTACTAGAGGATCATTTGAGATCACACCACATACCGAGGACAAAGTTGATGAAAAACAGCATGAAGTTGCCATTTCAAAGGCTAGTGTCAAAAAACGGACCAAAATCAACGTTCAAGTGAAAAAATCAAAGGCTACGTGA
- the LOC131620712 gene encoding uncharacterized protein LOC131620712 gives MLGRSGFSRPGGFRPENLGQNTMAMIGNVCFSVFVIGVLVFTIMAATYEPEDPLFHPSTKITTFLTSKSNATFKSDNSVVRTGEDFMAANESVFGSIINMTDVDNSVSGESNEAEATQCEGNSGPIDCRDPEVFHLMMRATIEKFKDIHFYKFGKPVAGSNDSTCDMAWRFRPKDGKAAAFYKDYRRFVIERYENCTRSIVSIGEYHTGVNARKRKKNQKGGLEKTSSQPDQVNALPVVGEFVNDSLPVVESESSFSRGKYLVYMGGGDRCKSMNHFLWSFLCALGEAQYLNRTLVMDLSICLSSIYTSSKQDEEGKDFRFYFDFEHLKEAASVLDKDQFWTDWSKWQQKDGMNLHLVEDFRVTPMKLMEVKDALIVRKFGSVEPDNYWYRVCEGETESIVQRPWHLIWKSRRLMEIVSAIASRLNWDYDSVHVVRGEKARNRDLWPNLDAHTSPDALLSTLRDKVDEGRNLYIATNEPDTSFFDPLKDKYTTHFLDEYKELWDETSEWYSETSKLNNGVPVEFDGYMRVSIDTEVFLRGKKQIETFNDLTSDCKDGINTCNVAAN, from the coding sequence ATGTTGGGTCGGTCTGGATTTTCTAGACCTGGAGGTTTCAGACCTGAGAATTTAGGTCAGAACACCATGGCCATGATTGGGAATGTTTGTTTCTCAGTGTTTGTTATTGGTGTTTTAGTGTTCACTATCATGGCTGCTACTTATGAGCCTGAGGATCCTTTGTTTCATCCTTCAACAAAGATTACAACATTCCTCACTTCCAAATCCAATGCTACTTTTAAGTCTGATAATAGTGTTGTTAGAACTGGTGAGGATTTTATGGCTGCTAATGAGTCTGTGTTTGGGTCTATTATTAACATGACTGATGTTGATAACTCGGTTAGCGGTGAGTCGAACGAGGCGGAAGCGACGCAGTGTGAGGGGAACTCGGGTCCTATTGATTGTAGGGATCCGGAGGTTTTTCATTTGATGATGAGAGCTACTATTGAGAAGTTTAAGGATattcatttttataaatttgGGAAACCGGTTGCGGGGTCTAATGATAGTACTTGTGATATGGCGTGGCGGTTTAGGCCGAAAGATGGGAAGGCTGCGGCGTTTTATAAGGATTATAGGAGGTTTGTGATTGAGAGGTATGAGAATTGTACGCGTAGCATTGTTAGCATTGGGGAATATCATACCGGTGTGAATGCGAGGAAGAGGAAAAAGAATCAAAAAGGTGGATTAGAGAAGACGTCGTCGCAGCCGGATCAGGTGAATGCTTTGCCGGTTGTTGGAGAGTTTGTTAATGATAGCCTTCCTGTAGTTGAGTCAGAAAGCTCGTTTAGTCGAGGTAAATACTTGGTTTATATGGGTGGTGGAGATAGGTGTAAGAGCATGAATCATTTCTTGTGGAGTTTCTTGTGTGCTCTAGGGGAAGCTCAGTATCTTAACCGAACATTGGTTATGGATTTGAGCATATGTCTGTCTTCGATTTACACTTCGTCGAAGCAAGATGAGGAAGGGAAAGATTTTAGGTTTTACTTTgattttgagcatttgaaagagGCAGCGTCTGTGTTGGACAAGGATCAGTTTTGGACAGATTGGAGTAAGTGGCAACAAAAAGACGGGATGAATCTTCATCTCGTGGAGGATTTCAGGGTCACACCAATGAAACTTATGGAAGTGAAAGATGCTTTAATAGTGAGAAAGTTTGGATCTGTCGAGCCGGATAACTATTGGTATAGAGTCTGCGAAGGAGAGACAGAATCTATTGTTCAAAGGCCATGGCATTTGATATGGAAATCGAGACGGTTGATGGAAATAGTGTCCGCAATAGCTTCAAGGTTAAACTGGGATTATGACTCAGTTCATGTTGTTAGAGGCGAAAAAGCAAGGAACAGGGATCTTTGGCCAAATCTCGATGCACACACCTCCCCAGACGCACTTCTCTCAACGTTGCGGGACAAGGTTGACGAAGGAAGAAACCTCTACATAGCAACAAACGAACCCGACACATCTTTCTTTGATCCTCTGAAGGATAAGTATACGACTCATTTTCTCGACGAGTATAAGGAACTTTGGGATGAAACTAGTGAATGGTACTCCGAGACATCAAAACTAAACAACGGTGTTCCGGTAGAATTTGATGGTTACATGAGAGTATCCATTGatacagaagtgttcttgagaggTAAGAAGCAAATTGAAACTTTCAATGATTTGACCAGTGATTGCAAGGATGGTATCAATACATGTAATGTTGCAGCAAACTAA
- the LOC131620711 gene encoding ribonuclease E/G-like protein, chloroplastic isoform X1 produces MEFITEVGFLHHPLHLFTPFSNPYSLQPKRHICHRVALHGEYKFMCCMKNDKSVRRLASFATRKDNSTTSVEVPCKIVWTVEADLEDGHLLYITGDPSVLGCWKPNMAVLMSPTEHANIWKAESQIAFGLNFKYNYFIKEKSRSSSDIIWKPGPAFSLSVPLTVIENNEIVVRDLWITSDFHMSSAHAWSPCSEETYLLKQPSIFFPVKDERRNTSLLENDFLKSETLILEDPLFFDNEDMVIMSNEDSHSIDVLSENYQLVEEPWLLHSLQSIDFEDKTESDESQTNDPVKEQVKLVGTEELLPEESSNTFLKDPVSTIILINSSICTMQRIAVLEDEKLVELLLEPVKTNVQCDSVYVGVITKLVPCMGGAFVDIGDTRPSLMDIKPYKEPFIFPPFNQRTKKQKSDPTGKNDHMPRSTNFPNGISDIQSEGDYDEHEPGDVLCISEVLKEFMNGRMVDDEVEADFEDDVEGTDVHIEREMNNSSLPFGINGSINSHILQTKDTKRETGENKWIQVRKGTKIVVQVAKEGLGTKGPTLTAFPKLKSRFWVLSTRCDKVGVSKKIFGVERTRLKVIAKTLQPEGFGLTVRTVAAGHSLEELQKDLERLLSTWKNIMEDAKTAALAADEGVEGAVPVLLHRAMGQTLSVVQDYFNENVKKMVVDSPRTFHEVTNYLQDIAPDLCDRVELYDKRAPLFDKYNIEGELDNILSKRVPLANGGSLIIEQTEALVSIDVNGGHGMLGHETSQQKAIIDVNLAAARQIARELRLRDIGGIIVVDFIDMTDEADKRLVYEEVKKAIERDRSIVNVSELSRHGLMEITRMRVRPSVTFMISEPCTCCHATGRVEALETSFSKIEQQICRILATMHRKGEPQKPKSWPKFLLRVDKSMCEYLTSGKKTKFGILSSSLKVWILLKVARGFTRGSFEITPHTEDKVDEKQHEVAISKASVKKRTKINVQVKKSKAT; encoded by the exons ATGGAGTTCATTACTGAAGTGGGTTTTTTGCACCACCCCCTTCACCTTTTCACCCCCTTCTCTAACCCTTACTCACTTCAACCGAAAAG ACATATATGTCATCGTGTGGCACTGCACGGAGAATATAAATTCATGTGCTGTATGAAGAACGATAAATCAGTCAGAAGATTAGCTTCATTTGCAACACGTAAAG ACAATTCAACCACTAGTGTTGAGGTTCCATGCAAGATAGTTTGGACTGTAGAAGCTGATTTAGAAGATGGTCACCTTCTGTACATAACTGGGGATCCTTCCGTGTTAGGGTGCTGGAAACCAAACATGGCTGTACTAATGTCTCCTACAGAGCATGCTAATATATGGAAAGCTGAATCTCAG ATTGCTTTTGGCTTGaactttaaatataattatttcattAAGGAGAAATCACGGTCCTCAAGTGACATTATTTGGAAGCCTGGACCAGCATTTTCTCTTTCAGTACCTCTTACAGTCATAGAAAATAATGAAATTGTGGTGAGGGATTTATGGATAACGTCTGATTTCCATATGTCTTCAGCTCATGCATGGAGCCCCTGCTCTGAGGAAACATATCTTCTAAAGCAACCCTCAATTTTTTTTCCAGTGAAAG ATGAACGAAGGAATACGAGTCTCCTTGAAAATGATTTCTTAAAGTCCGAGACACTCATTTTGGAAGATCCGTTATTTTTTGACAATGAGGACATGGTGATTATGAGTAATGAGGATTCACATTCTATTGACGTTCTTTCTGAGAATTACCAGCTTGTTGAGGAACCATGGCTACTCCATTCACTGCAGTCAATTGACTTTGAGGATAAAACGGAATCCGATGAATCTCAAACAAATGACCCTGTGAAAGAGCAGGTGAAGCTGGTAGGCACAGAAGAGTTGCTACCTGAAGAAAGTAGTAACACATTTCTGAAAGACCCTGTTTCCACCATTATACTTATTAACTCATCAATATGTACCATGCAAAGAATTGCAGTACTGGAGGATGAAAAACTGGTTGAATTATTGCTGGAACCAGTGAAGACTAATGTGCAATGTGATAGTGTGTATGTTGGGGTAATCACTAAGCTTGTTCCTTGTATGGGAGGAGCTTTTGTTGATATTGGGGATACTAGACCCTCTCTTATGGACATTAAGCCATACAAGGAGCCATTTATATTCCCTCCATTTAATCAAAGGACAAAGAAACAAAAAAGTGATCCTACGGGAAAGAATGATCACATGCCCCGTTCTACCAATTTCCCTAATGGAATATCTGACATACAATCTGAGGGGGATTATGATGAGCATGAACCAGGTGATGTTTTATGTATTTCAGAAGTTCTGAAGGAATTTATGAATGGTCGTATGGTTGATGATGAAGTAGAAGCTGACTTTGAGGATGATGTAGAGGGAACTGATGTTCATATAGAAAGAGAAATGAATAACAGTTCTCTTCCTTTTGGCATAAATGGGTCTATCAACTCTCATATTTTGCAAACCAAAGATACAAAGAGAGAAACAGGAGAAAACAAATGGATCCAAGTTCGCAAGGGAACCAAAATAGTTGTCCAAGTTGCTAAAGAGGGCCTTGGTACTAAGGGTCCCACTCTGACTGCTTTTCCTAAACTAAAAAGTCGATTCTGG GTTTTGAGTACACGTTGTGATAAAGTTGGAGTCTCCAAAAAGATTTTTGGGGTTGAGCGCACAAGGTTGAAAGTTATAGCAAAGACTTTGCAGCCTGAGGGTTTTGGCCTCACTGTTAGAACTGTTGCTGCTGGTCATTCTCTTGAGGAATTGCAGAAAGACTTAGAAAGATTGCTTTCAACTTGGAAAAACATAATGGAAGATGCAAAGACTGCTGCTCTTGCTGCTGATGAAGGGGTGGAAGGAGCTGTTCCTGTTCTTTTGCACAGGGCAATGGGTCAAACTCTCTCAGTGGTCCAAGATTATTTCAATGAAAAT GTTAAGAAAATGGTGGTCGACTCCCCGAGGACATTTCATGAG GTGACCAATTACCTTCAGGATATTGCCCCTGATCTTTGTGATCGAGTTGAACTATATGATAAAAGGGCTCCCCTTTTCGATAAATACAACATTGAAGGAGAGCTTGACAATATCCTCAGCAAAAG GGTTCCACTTGCTAATGGAGGTTCTCTAATCATCGAACAAACTGAGGCATTAGTTTCTATTGATGTAAATGGAGGACATGGAATGCTTGGTCATGAAACCTCCCAGCAGAAAGCTATTATAGATGTCAATCTTGCAGCTGCAAGACAG ATTGCAAGGGAGTTACGACTAAGAGATATTGGTGGCATCATTGTGGTAGATTTCATTGATATGACAGACGAAG CGGATAAAAGATTGGTCTATGAAGAAGTCAAGAAAGCCATTGAGAGAGACAGATCCATAGTGAATGTCTCTGAATTGTCAAGACATGGACTCATGGAAATTACGCGAATGAGG GTTCGACCAAGTGTGACGTTCATGATTAGTGAGCCATGTACCTGTTGCCACGCCACAGGCAGGGTTGAAGCTTTAGAGACTTCCTTCTCAAAAATTGAACAGCAAATTTGTCGTATTCTC GCAACAATGCACCGAAAGGGAGAACCTCAAAAGCCCAAATCGTGGCCAAAATTTCTTCTGAGGGTTGACAAAAGCATGTGTGAGTACTTGACTTCAGGGAAGAAGacaaaatttggaatattaagcaGTTCTCTCAAAGTCTGGATTCTCTTAAAG gttgcTAGGGGGTTTACTAGAGGATCATTTGAGATCACACCACATACCGAGGACAAAGTTGATGAAAAACAGCATGAAGTTGCCATTTCAAAGGCTAGTGTCAAAAAACGGACCAAAATCAACGTTCAAGTGAAAAAATCAAAGGCTACGTGA